Proteins encoded in a region of the Zea mays cultivar B73 chromosome 2, Zm-B73-REFERENCE-NAM-5.0, whole genome shotgun sequence genome:
- the LOC103646871 gene encoding acyl transferase 15: MHGEASAQRNEWTAGTVVITKASPVVVRPSELELGRTPTPTLPAGDYTTVPLSSFDRRVPPMPATSLLVFERTINEPIETIKRALSRVLAHYRPMAGRLDGAGGIACTDEGVTFVGAAASCALKEATTTALQEMDLAVCYPGLLCRDADPLLLVQVTEFACGGFVVGVTSNHVAADGLGMAQFLQALGELARGTWPPSCIPVRSWDESLPVSSAIPAAKGSMEHHEPQHLATLDIVIPSDLISRIKADGCCSVLDAVMAVLWRCRTRATMSPGDAESPAPLKFACNMRAHAGAPAGYYGNCIRVQVVPATAVVVASSGIGHLVGLIRRAKEKVPDLLSTPGSGAAADHQGHQAAPPTSSLWYETFTVTDWRNLGLDTVDFGSGPPERVLLRHDRRAMVPGCVVCPPRRARRHGCDGVVVSSKFVKPQHVDALLAELAALATSG; the protein is encoded by the coding sequence ATGCACGGTGAAGCAAGCGCCCAGCGTAATGagtggactgctggtaccgtagtGATCACCAAGGCCTCACCGGTGGTGGTCCGGCCGTCGGAGTTGGAGCTGGGACGAACGCCAACGCCGACGCTGCCCGCCGGTGACTACACCACCGTTCCTCTATCCTCTTTCGACAGACGCGTGCCTCCTATGCCGGCCACCTCGCTGCTGGTGTTCGAGCGCACCATCAACGAGCCCATCGAGACGATAAAGCGGGCCCTGTCCCGAGTGCTGGCTCACTACCGCCCCATGGCCGGCCGCCTCGACGGTGCCGGCGGCATCGCGTGCACCGATGAGGGCGTGACGTTCGTAGGCGCGGCAGCCAGCTGTGCTCTCAAGGAGGCCACCACGACGGCGCTGCAGGAGATGGACCTCGCCGTGTGCTATCCCGGCTTGCTCTGCCGTGATGCGGACCCCTTGCTTCTGGTGCAGGTGACAGAGTTCGCCTGTGGCGGCTTCGTTGTCGGGGTGACGTCGAACCACGTCGCCGCGGATGGCCTCGGGATGGCACAGTTCCTGCAGGCTCTCGGCGAGCTCGCGCGCGGGACCTGGCCGCCGTCTTGCATCCCTGTCAGGAGCTGGGACGAGTCGCTCCCGGTCTCGTCAGCCATCCCTGCTGCCAAGGGGAGCATGGAGCATCACGAGCCCCAGCATCTGGCTACCCTCGACATCGTCATCCCGTCGGACCTGATCAGCCGGATCAAAGCTGACGGGTGCTGCTCGGTGTTAGACGCCGTCATGGCGGTGCTCTGGCGCTGCCGCACTCGCGCGACCATGTCGCCCGGCGACGCCGAATCTCCCGCGCCGCTCAAGTTCGCCTGCAACATGCGAGCGCACGCCGGGGCGCCGGCCGGATACTACGGCAACTGCATCCGCGTGCAGGTCGTCCCGGCGACGGCCGTCGTGGTGGCCAGCAGCGGCATCGGACACCTTGTTGGGCTCATCAGGCGCGCCAAGGAGAAGGTGCCGGACCTTCTGTCCACGCCTGGCAGCGGGGCGGCAGCAGATCATCAGGGACATCAGGCGGCGCCGCCGACGTCGTCGCTCTGGTACGAGACGTTCACTGTGACGGACTGGAGGAACCTAGGCTTGGACACGGTCGACTTCGGCAGCGGGCCACCAGAGCGGGTGCTGCTGAGGCACGACAGGAGGGCAATGGTGCCGGGCTGTGTGGTGTGCCCGCCGCGCAGGGCGAGGAGGCATGGATGCGATGGGGTGGTCGTGTCGTCCAAGTTCGTCAAGCCACAACACGTCGATGCTTTGCTTGCCGAGCTCGCGGCGCTGGCAACTTCAGGGTAG